A window of Gloeocapsopsis sp. IPPAS B-1203 contains these coding sequences:
- a CDS encoding HepT-like ribonuclease domain-containing protein translates to MSTIDDLTRLKHIRDAAVTAINFVKDRDREDLDSNQMLSLALVRLIEIIGEAANKVSPACQNTYSRIPWREIIGMRNRVTHAYFDVDMNIIWQVVKEDLPKLIEEVNQAIQDLA, encoded by the coding sequence ATGAGCACGATTGACGATCTAACTCGTCTTAAACATATTCGAGATGCAGCAGTTACAGCAATTAATTTTGTTAAAGATCGCGATCGCGAAGATTTAGATAGTAACCAAATGTTGTCTTTAGCACTAGTGCGATTGATCGAAATTATAGGAGAAGCTGCCAATAAAGTCTCCCCTGCTTGTCAAAATACTTATTCTCGAATTCCTTGGCGCGAGATTATTGGTATGAGAAACCGAGTTACTCATGCTTATTTTGACGTTGACATGAATATTATTTGGCAGGTAGTTAAAGAAGATCTACCCAAACTGATTGAAGAAGTTAATCAAGCTATTCAAGATTTAGCATAG
- the groES gene encoding co-chaperone GroES: MAAVSLSVSTVKPLADRVFVKVSASEEKTAGGLYLPDTAKEKPQVGEVVAIGPGRRSDDGSRQEMEIKVGDKVLYSKYAGTDVKLGTEEYVLLSEKDILAVVS, translated from the coding sequence ATGGCAGCAGTATCTCTAAGTGTTTCTACAGTAAAACCTTTAGCTGACCGTGTCTTTGTTAAAGTCAGCGCATCTGAAGAAAAAACAGCAGGTGGATTATATTTACCCGACACAGCGAAAGAGAAACCTCAAGTCGGAGAAGTTGTTGCGATTGGTCCTGGTAGACGTAGCGACGATGGTTCGCGCCAGGAGATGGAAATTAAAGTTGGCGACAAAGTACTTTACTCGAAATACGCAGGTACAGACGTCAAACTAGGTACAGAAGAGTATGTGCTGTTGTCAGAAAAAGACATCCTTGCAGTAGTTAGCTAA
- a CDS encoding GrpB family protein, giving the protein MALLVSYQLTDSKVVPYNPKYPEIFQLVKALISIQLPNIEIEHIGSTAIPGIYAKPIIDILIPCSKQEFTDVLNKLKAIGFEDTPFANIPSDRPMLVARINFQQNFYNIHLHLTPEGSDVHLNNIFFREQLRQNPTLAQEYDRLKKAAVTFGIVEATAYNTYKSPFIQSVLQQRIS; this is encoded by the coding sequence ATGGCATTGCTAGTTTCATATCAACTGACTGATAGCAAAGTTGTACCATACAATCCAAAGTATCCTGAAATTTTTCAGCTTGTAAAAGCTTTAATATCTATACAACTACCAAACATAGAAATTGAACACATAGGTAGTACAGCAATTCCTGGAATCTATGCCAAACCAATTATTGATATTCTAATTCCTTGCTCAAAACAAGAGTTTACTGATGTTCTCAACAAGTTAAAAGCAATTGGCTTTGAAGATACACCTTTTGCTAATATTCCTAGCGATCGCCCAATGTTAGTTGCCAGAATCAATTTTCAGCAAAACTTTTATAACATTCACTTACACTTGACACCAGAAGGTTCTGACGTTCATCTAAATAACATTTTTTTTCGAGAGCAACTCCGCCAAAACCCAACGCTTGCCCAAGAATACGATCGCCTAAAAAAAGCAGCTGTTACCTTCGGTATCGTAGAAGCAACAGCATACAATACATACAAAAGTCCATTTATTCAATCTGTATTACAGCAAAGAATATCCTAA
- the acsF gene encoding magnesium-protoporphyrin IX monomethyl ester (oxidative) cyclase, with the protein MVDSLKKPADFEEMRPGVKVPAKETLLTPRFYTTDFDEMARMDLSVNEEELQALLEEFRTDYNRHHFVRDAEFEQSWEHIDGETRQLFVEFLERSCTAEFSGFLLYKELSRRLKDKNPLLAESFALMSRDEARHAGFLNKALSDFNLSLDLGFLTKSRKYTFFKPKFIFYATYLSEKIGYWRYITIYRHLAAHPENRIYPIFRFFENWCQDENRHGDFFDALMRSQPQFLNDWKARLWCRFFLLSVFVTMYLNDIQRAGFYQSIGLNARDYDIYVIEKTNETAGRVFPITLNVEHPDFYRRLDICIKNNEKLSAIVNSNTPKFLQFFQKLPLYVANGWQFLCLYLIKPLDAVTQGAVH; encoded by the coding sequence ATGGTTGATTCTCTTAAAAAACCAGCAGATTTTGAAGAAATGCGCCCAGGGGTGAAAGTACCAGCAAAGGAAACCCTGCTGACGCCGCGATTTTATACAACAGATTTCGACGAGATGGCGCGAATGGATCTCTCGGTTAACGAAGAGGAACTCCAAGCGCTTTTAGAAGAGTTTCGCACTGACTACAATCGCCATCACTTTGTCCGAGATGCCGAGTTTGAGCAGTCTTGGGAACACATTGATGGAGAAACTCGCCAACTCTTTGTAGAATTTTTAGAGCGTTCTTGCACTGCAGAGTTTTCCGGCTTTCTGCTGTACAAAGAACTCAGCCGTCGTCTCAAAGACAAAAATCCTCTCCTCGCAGAATCGTTTGCATTGATGTCTCGCGATGAAGCACGTCATGCAGGATTCTTGAATAAAGCATTGTCAGACTTTAATTTGTCCCTAGATTTGGGCTTTTTAACGAAAAGTCGTAAATATACGTTCTTCAAGCCAAAGTTTATCTTCTACGCGACGTATCTATCCGAAAAGATTGGTTACTGGCGTTACATCACAATATATCGCCATCTAGCCGCACACCCAGAAAATCGCATCTATCCAATCTTCCGATTCTTTGAAAACTGGTGTCAAGACGAAAATCGTCACGGCGATTTCTTTGATGCACTGATGCGATCGCAGCCGCAGTTTCTCAATGACTGGAAAGCGCGGTTATGGTGTCGTTTCTTCTTGCTATCTGTGTTTGTGACAATGTATCTCAACGACATCCAACGTGCAGGATTTTATCAATCCATTGGTTTAAATGCGCGAGATTACGACATCTATGTCATTGAGAAAACTAATGAAACAGCAGGGCGTGTCTTCCCCATTACTCTGAATGTGGAGCATCCCGATTTTTATCGCCGACTTGATATTTGTATCAAGAATAATGAAAAGCTGAGTGCGATTGTTAACTCCAACACGCCAAAATTCCTGCAGTTTTTCCAGAAGCTACCGCTATACGTCGCTAATGGTTGGCAGTTCTTATGCTTGTACCTGATCAAGCCACTTGATGCAGTGACACAAGGTGCGGTGCATTAG
- a CDS encoding glutathione S-transferase family protein: protein MSTFTLVIGNKNYSSWSLRPWLVLKQIGINFTEIRIPLYTPAARQELLRHSPAGKVPILHHGDITVWESLAICEYLAEFPDTHLLPQEPLARALARSISAEMHASFYRLRYSMPMNCRARLPGLGMQPGVQEEIDRVLAIWNNCRNNFGSSGDMLFSNFTIPDAMFAPVVLRFMTYGVKLDSTSQAYAEAILALPAIQEWIAAAQNESESIPEFELSY, encoded by the coding sequence ATGTCAACATTTACCCTCGTTATTGGTAACAAAAACTATTCCTCATGGTCGCTGCGCCCTTGGCTAGTATTGAAACAAATTGGCATAAACTTCACAGAAATCCGAATTCCACTATACACACCTGCAGCACGTCAAGAACTTCTACGTCATAGTCCAGCCGGAAAAGTACCAATTTTACATCACGGCGATATTACAGTGTGGGAATCCTTAGCAATCTGTGAATATCTAGCCGAATTTCCTGATACACATTTATTGCCACAAGAACCATTAGCTCGTGCTTTAGCTCGTTCAATCAGTGCCGAAATGCACGCTAGTTTTTATAGGTTACGTTACAGTATGCCTATGAATTGTCGTGCTCGTTTACCTGGATTAGGTATGCAGCCAGGCGTACAAGAAGAGATTGATCGCGTTCTTGCTATTTGGAACAATTGCCGAAACAATTTTGGCAGTAGCGGCGATATGTTGTTTAGTAACTTTACGATTCCTGATGCAATGTTTGCACCAGTCGTTTTACGCTTTATGACATACGGTGTGAAATTAGATTCAACAAGTCAAGCGTATGCTGAGGCAATATTAGCGCTTCCTGCCATACAAGAATGGATAGCTGCTGCGCAGAATGAATCAGAAAGTATTCCTGAATTCGAGCTTTCGTATTAA
- the groL gene encoding chaperonin GroEL (60 kDa chaperone family; promotes refolding of misfolded polypeptides especially under stressful conditions; forms two stacked rings of heptamers to form a barrel-shaped 14mer; ends can be capped by GroES; misfolded proteins enter the barrel where they are refolded when GroES binds), whose translation MAKRIIYNENARRALEKGMDILAESVAVTLGPKGRNVVLEKKFGAPQIVNDGVTIAKEIELEDHVENTGVSLIRQAASKTNDAAGDGTTTATVLAHAMVKEGLRNVAAGANAISLKRGIDKATNFLVDKIAEHARPVEDSKAIAQVGSISAGNDEEVGQMIASAMDKVGKEGVISLEEGKSMTTELEITEGMRFDKGYISPYFATDPERMEAIFDEPYLLLTDKKITLVQDLVPVLEQVARSGRPLIIIAEDIEKEALATLVVNRLRGVLNVAAVKAPGFGDRRKSMLEDIAVLTGGQVITEDAGLKLENTKLEMLGKARRVTITKDNTTIVAEGNEQAVKTRCDQIRRQMEETESSYDKEKLQERLAKLAGGVAVVKVGAATETEMKDRKLRLEDAINATKAAVEEGIVPGGGTTLAHLSPELESWASGSLKDEELIGAMIVSRALAAPLKRIAENAGQNGAVIAERVKEKDFNVGFNAATNEFVDMFDAGIVDPAKVTRSALQNAASIAGMVLTTECIVVDKPEPKDNAAAGAGAGMGGGDFDY comes from the coding sequence ATGGCAAAGCGCATTATTTACAACGAAAACGCTCGTCGTGCCCTTGAAAAGGGTATGGACATTTTAGCTGAATCTGTTGCTGTCACCCTAGGTCCAAAAGGACGTAACGTGGTGCTAGAGAAGAAGTTTGGCGCACCACAGATCGTTAATGACGGCGTGACAATTGCTAAAGAAATTGAATTAGAAGATCACGTAGAAAACACTGGTGTTTCACTCATTCGTCAAGCTGCTTCTAAAACTAATGACGCTGCAGGTGACGGGACAACCACAGCGACCGTTTTAGCTCATGCAATGGTTAAAGAAGGCTTGCGTAACGTCGCAGCTGGTGCTAACGCGATCTCTCTGAAGCGTGGTATCGATAAAGCAACCAACTTTTTGGTAGATAAAATCGCTGAACATGCACGTCCAGTAGAAGATTCTAAAGCGATCGCTCAAGTTGGTTCGATCAGCGCTGGTAACGATGAAGAAGTTGGTCAGATGATCGCTTCGGCGATGGATAAAGTCGGTAAAGAAGGCGTTATTTCCCTCGAAGAAGGGAAGTCGATGACAACCGAACTTGAGATCACAGAAGGGATGCGCTTTGACAAAGGCTACATCTCGCCTTACTTTGCAACCGATCCTGAGCGGATGGAAGCAATATTCGATGAGCCTTACTTGTTGCTCACCGATAAAAAGATTACCTTGGTACAAGATTTAGTACCAGTACTAGAGCAAGTTGCACGTTCTGGTCGTCCGTTGATTATTATCGCTGAAGATATTGAGAAAGAAGCGCTAGCGACTTTGGTTGTTAACCGTTTACGTGGTGTATTGAACGTTGCTGCAGTAAAAGCTCCTGGCTTTGGCGATCGCCGCAAGTCGATGCTTGAAGACATTGCAGTTCTGACTGGTGGTCAAGTTATCACCGAAGACGCTGGTTTAAAATTGGAAAATACCAAGCTTGAGATGCTCGGTAAAGCTCGCCGCGTCACAATTACTAAAGACAACACAACAATTGTTGCAGAGGGTAACGAGCAAGCTGTTAAAACTCGCTGCGACCAAATTCGCCGTCAGATGGAAGAAACTGAGTCTTCCTATGACAAAGAGAAACTGCAAGAGCGTTTAGCTAAACTTGCTGGCGGTGTAGCTGTTGTTAAAGTTGGTGCGGCTACCGAAACCGAAATGAAAGACCGCAAGCTACGCCTCGAAGACGCCATCAACGCGACGAAAGCCGCTGTGGAAGAAGGTATTGTTCCTGGTGGTGGAACAACTCTAGCGCACTTGTCTCCTGAGCTAGAATCTTGGGCTAGTGGTAGTCTCAAGGATGAAGAGTTGATCGGTGCGATGATTGTTTCTCGCGCTTTGGCTGCGCCACTAAAGCGGATTGCGGAAAATGCTGGTCAAAATGGTGCTGTGATTGCTGAACGCGTCAAAGAAAAAGACTTTAACGTTGGTTTCAACGCGGCAACCAATGAGTTTGTTGATATGTTTGATGCTGGTATCGTTGACCCTGCTAAAGTAACTCGTTCGGCGCTACAAAATGCTGCATCGATCGCTGGTATGGTGTTGACTACTGAATGTATCGTAGTTGATAAGCCGGAACCAAAGGATAATGCTGCGGCTGGCGCTGGTGCTGGTATGGGCGGCGGAGATTTTGACTACTAA
- a CDS encoding nucleotidyltransferase family protein: MKTLLIDLPKAEIYQFCRQHSIRKLALFGSVLRDDFTKNSDIDVLVEFEVGKTPGLAIVRMEDELSHLLGQVVDLRTPADLSCYFRDRVLQEAMIVYEHD, translated from the coding sequence ATGAAAACATTGCTAATTGATTTACCAAAAGCCGAAATATATCAGTTTTGTCGGCAGCACTCTATTCGTAAATTAGCTTTATTTGGTTCGGTTCTGCGTGATGATTTTACTAAGAATAGTGACATAGATGTATTAGTGGAGTTTGAAGTAGGAAAAACACCTGGGTTAGCAATTGTGAGGATGGAAGATGAGTTAAGTCATTTGTTAGGGCAAGTGGTAGATTTAAGAACACCAGCAGATTTAAGTTGTTATTTTCGCGATCGCGTTTTACAAGAGGCAATGATCGTTTATGAGCACGATTGA
- a CDS encoding TonB-dependent siderophore receptor yields the protein MRRQQQLIFIAVVTVFATQPAWAEESPILRRDQMARPATTIEEWQDAIAQTVVQITQVQLNPTDAGFEVILETNNQLATPVTRVVDNALIANIPNAVLTLPNGEFQAVEPTEGIASVSVTNLSGENVRVIITGFDAPPTAQINAVAQGLVLSVAPQVAQSEDETIEIVVTGEQDGYPVPETTTGTRTDTPTRDIPFSIQTVPQQVLREQQVQRVSEALRNVAGVQSEQSPRSAFEAPRIRGFGGFDSFNIITNGLQDGNAGSQIGIGNIERVEVLKGPAAALFSQGGPGGTVNIVTKQPLSTPFYNVEASVGSFDTYSGLIDLSGPLDQANNVLYRFNAYGYRTDTFVDFFEIERYGFAPTISLRLDDDTDLTLEAEYNYFEQPNDRGLPARGTVLPNPNGELPISRFLGEPSIDYVSGRATRLGFNLEHRLNEDWQIRNNFRVSLYQQPQNSVFPDTLLEDNRTLTRGLIVAEQQDTNTYVLNADITGNFNTGAISHQLLVGFDLYTLNSTSRYVQRSLSPIDIFNPVYSPSTVGDVIAEFSPSSTNTDQYGIYIQDQITLLDNLKLLLGGRFDWVEQRTKEEGELTGSQSDDAFSPRVGIVYQPIQPISLYASYSRSFKQVTGSGLDNTLFEPERGTQYEVGTKVELSDRIAATLAYFNITRANVLTEDPEDPNFSIQTGEQQSRGIELDVTGEISPGWSIIAGYAYTNAEITEDNTYEVGNQINNVPNHAFNIWTTYEIQQGSLQGLGFGLGLFYVGDREGDLDNSFSLPSYFRTDAALFYNRGQFRVALNVRNLFDIRYFETAEGDLRVFPGEPLTLLGSVSWQF from the coding sequence ATGAGACGACAACAGCAGTTAATTTTCATAGCAGTAGTTACTGTATTTGCGACACAACCTGCATGGGCAGAAGAATCGCCGATTTTGCGTCGCGATCAGATGGCGCGACCCGCAACGACAATTGAGGAATGGCAAGATGCGATCGCCCAAACCGTAGTCCAAATTACCCAAGTGCAACTCAATCCTACAGATGCAGGATTTGAAGTCATTTTAGAAACCAATAATCAACTTGCAACGCCTGTAACGCGCGTTGTTGACAATGCACTAATTGCAAATATTCCTAATGCAGTGTTGACATTACCCAATGGTGAATTTCAAGCGGTAGAACCTACTGAAGGAATTGCATCGGTTAGCGTTACAAATTTATCTGGTGAAAATGTGCGAGTTATCATCACAGGATTTGATGCACCTCCCACCGCACAGATAAACGCCGTAGCACAGGGACTGGTGTTGAGTGTTGCACCTCAAGTAGCCCAATCTGAAGATGAAACGATTGAAATCGTCGTTACAGGAGAGCAAGACGGGTATCCTGTCCCAGAGACAACGACAGGAACAAGAACCGATACCCCAACTCGTGATATTCCCTTTTCAATTCAGACTGTTCCACAGCAGGTTTTACGCGAACAACAGGTGCAGCGAGTTAGCGAGGCGCTAAGAAATGTGGCTGGCGTGCAATCTGAGCAATCTCCTCGCTCTGCATTCGAGGCTCCTCGAATTCGGGGTTTTGGCGGTTTTGATAGTTTCAATATCATTACCAATGGTCTACAAGACGGCAATGCAGGTAGTCAAATTGGAATTGGCAACATTGAGCGTGTGGAAGTCCTTAAAGGACCGGCGGCGGCGTTGTTTAGTCAAGGTGGACCTGGAGGAACAGTTAATATTGTTACTAAGCAACCTCTAAGTACGCCTTTTTATAACGTCGAAGCCAGCGTAGGCAGTTTTGATACGTACAGTGGTTTAATTGACTTATCAGGTCCTTTAGATCAAGCAAATAACGTCCTCTATCGTTTCAATGCTTACGGATATCGAACTGACACATTCGTCGATTTCTTTGAGATCGAACGCTACGGATTTGCACCAACAATTTCGCTACGCCTCGACGATGATACTGATTTGACTTTAGAAGCTGAGTATAACTATTTCGAGCAACCGAACGATCGCGGCTTACCTGCAAGGGGAACTGTTCTACCCAATCCTAACGGTGAACTTCCCATTAGTCGCTTTTTAGGCGAACCATCAATTGATTATGTCAGTGGTCGTGCTACAAGGCTAGGATTCAACTTAGAACATCGCTTGAATGAAGACTGGCAAATTCGCAATAATTTTCGCGTTTCATTGTACCAGCAACCTCAAAACTCAGTTTTTCCCGACACTCTTTTAGAAGACAACCGAACTTTAACACGCGGCTTAATCGTTGCAGAGCAACAAGATACGAATACTTATGTCTTGAATGCGGATATTACTGGAAATTTCAACACAGGAGCTATTAGCCATCAGTTATTAGTTGGGTTTGACCTGTATACATTAAATAGTACATCTCGTTATGTACAACGCAGCCTCAGCCCAATTGATATTTTTAACCCTGTCTATAGCCCTAGCACTGTGGGAGATGTGATTGCAGAGTTTTCACCTTCATCAACCAATACCGATCAGTACGGTATTTACATTCAAGATCAAATTACACTACTGGACAATTTAAAACTGTTGTTGGGTGGACGCTTTGATTGGGTTGAGCAAAGGACAAAAGAAGAAGGCGAACTTACTGGTTCGCAAAGCGATGATGCGTTTAGCCCTCGCGTTGGTATTGTCTATCAACCGATTCAACCGATTTCACTTTACGCTAGCTACAGCCGCTCATTCAAGCAAGTTACAGGTTCAGGGTTAGATAACACGCTGTTTGAACCGGAACGCGGTACTCAATATGAAGTTGGAACAAAAGTAGAGTTGAGCGATCGCATTGCGGCAACATTAGCATATTTCAACATCACTCGTGCTAATGTCCTTACCGAAGATCCCGAAGATCCCAATTTCTCGATTCAAACCGGAGAACAACAAAGCCGAGGAATTGAGTTAGACGTTACTGGTGAAATCTCACCAGGATGGAGCATTATTGCAGGTTATGCCTACACGAATGCAGAAATTACTGAAGATAACACCTATGAAGTTGGTAATCAAATTAATAATGTGCCAAATCATGCTTTTAATATTTGGACAACATATGAAATTCAGCAAGGTTCGCTGCAAGGATTAGGCTTTGGTTTAGGATTATTTTACGTTGGCGATCGTGAAGGAGACTTAGACAACTCATTTAGTTTACCAAGTTATTTCCGTACCGATGCCGCGCTATTCTATAACCGAGGACAATTCCGAGTTGCACTCAATGTCAGAAATTTGTTTGATATTCGGTATTTTGAAACTGCTGAAGGCGATTTGCGTGTGTTTCCAGGCGAACCATTAACTTTACTTGGTTCGGTTTCTTGGCAATTTTAA
- a CDS encoding AraC family transcriptional regulator, with amino-acid sequence MVEKMAIALSEASWDELWTDWDRAYRADAMDKDDWIIEYPPQLAQGYKRNIYLRNGITLTLHNYRFHDDLTVISTQSEATGEPYRELEFVFNLSSTSRYWQGDFVTSGQHYLIAHASLGSFYCQEFAKEPKLAVDIHLEPAVFKSIVSNSLHILPLDLRRMVESDDCHPVSRFQTITPAMQLALAQILNCPYQGVLKQMYLESKSVELLVLFLNQAQINSGTTSKIRLQADDVERINEAKKILIQHIDNPPTLLTLARQVGLNDRKLKQGFRQVFNTTVFGYLHHYRMEKARQLLIEQWSISAIATAVGYASPTAFNAAFRRKFGTNPKAYQLASRHNISGNW; translated from the coding sequence GTGGTTGAAAAGATGGCGATCGCTCTCTCGGAAGCAAGCTGGGATGAACTATGGACTGATTGGGATCGTGCTTATCGTGCTGATGCGATGGATAAGGACGATTGGATTATTGAGTATCCACCCCAACTTGCACAAGGATATAAGCGAAATATTTACTTGCGTAATGGGATTACTCTAACACTGCACAATTATCGATTTCACGATGATTTAACGGTTATTAGCACCCAATCTGAAGCGACGGGTGAGCCTTATCGAGAATTGGAGTTTGTTTTTAATCTTTCCTCAACAAGTAGATATTGGCAGGGTGATTTTGTCACTAGCGGACAACATTACTTGATAGCACACGCTAGCTTGGGAAGTTTTTACTGTCAGGAATTTGCTAAGGAACCAAAACTGGCAGTTGATATTCATCTCGAACCTGCTGTATTCAAGTCTATTGTGAGCAATTCTTTACATATTTTGCCTCTTGACTTGCGACGGATGGTAGAAAGCGACGATTGTCATCCTGTGTCTCGATTCCAAACGATTACACCCGCGATGCAATTGGCTTTAGCACAAATTCTCAATTGTCCGTATCAGGGAGTGCTCAAGCAGATGTACCTTGAAAGCAAGTCGGTTGAACTTTTGGTATTATTTCTCAACCAAGCACAAATAAATTCTGGAACTACATCAAAAATTAGGCTGCAAGCGGATGACGTTGAACGAATTAATGAAGCAAAGAAGATTCTAATTCAACACATTGATAATCCACCAACGTTACTGACTTTAGCGCGTCAAGTCGGGTTGAACGATCGCAAACTCAAGCAGGGATTTCGTCAAGTTTTCAACACAACGGTTTTTGGTTACTTGCATCATTATCGCATGGAAAAGGCACGGCAACTTTTGATCGAACAGTGGTCTATCAGTGCGATCGCAACTGCGGTTGGTTATGCAAGTCCTACAGCTTTTAATGCGGCATTTCGTCGTAAATTTGGCACAAATCCGAAAGCGTATCAGTTAGCTAGTCGTCATAACATCAGTGGTAATTGGTAA
- a CDS encoding NINE protein, with protein MKTGDPQLPAKPPNKVSSAYILWLGCLLQLNGLHRLYNGKIITGLIWLGTFGLFGVGQLIDLFLIPRMVDDYNTKLRAKIGLSPYGVPLAQPAFVTHVIKPSGDQLMVKLVRAAAKRGGKISVTQGVMDTGASFADVEAMLKNMLKSGYVGIDNDPDTGVVVYTFLEM; from the coding sequence ATGAAAACTGGAGATCCACAATTACCTGCAAAGCCTCCAAACAAAGTAAGTAGTGCTTATATATTATGGCTGGGTTGTTTGCTACAGCTCAATGGATTGCACCGCCTCTACAACGGTAAAATTATCACGGGATTGATCTGGTTGGGGACTTTTGGTTTATTTGGTGTAGGACAACTCATCGATTTATTTTTGATTCCGCGAATGGTTGATGACTACAACACCAAGCTAAGAGCAAAAATAGGTTTATCTCCCTATGGTGTACCGCTAGCTCAACCTGCCTTTGTGACACATGTTATTAAACCGTCCGGCGACCAATTGATGGTCAAACTTGTTCGTGCGGCTGCAAAAAGAGGTGGTAAAATTTCGGTTACGCAAGGTGTCATGGATACTGGTGCTAGCTTCGCTGATGTAGAGGCAATGCTAAAAAATATGCTCAAATCAGGCTATGTCGGAATCGACAACGACCCCGACACTGGTGTTGTAGTTTAC
- a CDS encoding DUF4926 domain-containing protein, whose translation MKFQLFTQVALQKDLPKYDLNKGAIATIVEYYPMPKGQEDGYSLEGLIPENTVEVSESQIEPIAAFISSFATE comes from the coding sequence ATGAAATTTCAACTCTTTACCCAAGTTGCTTTACAAAAAGATTTGCCTAAATACGATTTGAACAAAGGTGCTATAGCAACGATTGTTGAATATTACCCAATGCCTAAAGGTCAAGAAGACGGTTACAGTCTGGAAGGACTCATTCCTGAAAATACAGTTGAAGTATCTGAGTCACAAATTGAACCAATCGCAGCTTTTATTTCTAGCTTTGCAACAGAATAA
- a CDS encoding iron-siderophore ABC transporter substrate-binding protein, whose translation MALKLSLLIQIYQRFLFILFLILITACFPQNHTDTPNLHSATSECRVIKHWMGEACVPANPQRIIVLDTNPLDAVLALGVKPIGSPGFEYLSLPEAQTKEIEIIGSNAQPSLEKIALLKPDLILGIQWNAEIYPQLSQIAPTVMAPANDPEWKEDLRLYAQALGKTEKAEQLLQDYHERIQEFQQRMGDKLQQTEVSIVTTIAYGSSLPARIYLSESFMGSVVQEAGLQRPTAQNTLPFALTQNWAIDVSIERLDLIDGDVIFAANTDPQNSELKSTLSALQQNPLWSNLNAVKQGKVYTVSYDIWVAQRNIGGANRILDDLFKYLVEEND comes from the coding sequence ATGGCATTAAAACTATCCTTACTTATTCAAATCTATCAACGCTTTTTGTTCATTCTCTTTTTGATTTTAATCACTGCGTGTTTCCCTCAAAATCACACTGATACTCCCAATTTACACTCGGCAACTTCAGAATGTCGAGTGATTAAACATTGGATGGGCGAAGCTTGTGTTCCTGCTAATCCACAACGAATTATTGTCCTCGATACCAATCCCCTAGATGCTGTTTTAGCACTCGGAGTTAAACCTATCGGTTCTCCAGGATTTGAGTACCTTTCACTTCCAGAAGCGCAAACAAAGGAAATTGAAATCATTGGGAGTAATGCTCAACCCAGCCTTGAAAAAATTGCCCTTTTAAAACCCGATTTGATTCTAGGTATTCAGTGGAACGCAGAAATTTATCCACAATTATCGCAAATCGCACCGACTGTCATGGCTCCCGCAAACGATCCTGAGTGGAAAGAAGATTTGAGGCTTTATGCTCAAGCACTCGGCAAAACTGAAAAAGCTGAACAACTATTGCAAGATTACCACGAGCGAATTCAAGAATTTCAGCAACGCATGGGTGACAAACTCCAACAAACGGAAGTTTCCATTGTCACAACGATTGCTTATGGTTCTAGTCTTCCCGCCCGCATCTACTTAAGCGAATCATTTATGGGTTCGGTAGTTCAAGAAGCAGGCTTACAAAGACCAACTGCACAAAATACACTACCATTTGCACTAACCCAAAACTGGGCAATAGATGTTTCAATTGAACGACTTGACTTAATCGATGGCGATGTCATTTTTGCGGCAAATACCGATCCTCAAAACTCAGAACTAAAGTCTACCTTATCTGCACTTCAGCAAAATCCGTTGTGGTCGAATCTCAACGCGGTTAAACAAGGCAAAGTCTATACAGTAAGTTATGACATTTGGGTTGCTCAGCGCAATATTGGAGGTGCGAATCGCATTTTGGATGATCTGTTTAAGTATTTAGTTGAGGAAAACGATTAG